A window of Kiritimatiellaceae bacterium contains these coding sequences:
- a CDS encoding lysophospholipid acyltransferase family protein — MNPFREKTEYALVKGLIVCLKPLPTKIITSAFRLFGDLFFLLGFRRRNLTLKNLAIAFPEKSRKERVRIARRAFLNMAEFTGDSFLLMAGKLSPEEILSMVDDAQLEKYKTMRNASGKGALHITGHLGNWELMAQYGALQGLESHVVARKGSNQLIDDRIVTPLRTRYGNKVFYKENAMINTVKALKRNEAVSFLIDQRIGPKEGVPVQFFGQSVLAVASCAALQIRFDPLVIPVFLMKTSRRRYKLIIGDAIQWNDDGSPQEEQIQKLTQHYQRVIEETIRQYPDQWFWMHNRWRL, encoded by the coding sequence ATGAATCCGTTCAGAGAAAAAACCGAATACGCACTGGTTAAAGGACTCATCGTCTGTCTGAAGCCCCTGCCGACAAAAATCATCACGTCGGCCTTCCGGTTGTTCGGTGATCTTTTTTTTCTGCTCGGCTTCCGCCGGCGCAACCTGACGCTGAAGAATCTGGCGATCGCTTTCCCGGAGAAAAGCCGGAAGGAACGCGTCCGGATTGCGCGGCGGGCGTTTTTGAATATGGCCGAGTTCACCGGCGATAGTTTTCTTCTAATGGCCGGAAAGCTCAGCCCCGAAGAGATCCTTTCCATGGTGGACGATGCACAACTGGAAAAATACAAAACGATGCGAAACGCGTCCGGCAAAGGCGCCCTCCACATCACCGGGCATCTCGGCAACTGGGAACTGATGGCACAGTACGGCGCACTCCAAGGATTGGAATCGCATGTGGTCGCCCGCAAGGGAAGCAATCAGCTGATTGATGACCGGATTGTAACGCCGCTGCGGACGCGGTACGGCAACAAGGTTTTCTACAAAGAAAACGCCATGATCAATACGGTCAAAGCCCTGAAGCGCAACGAAGCGGTTTCGTTTCTGATCGACCAGAGAATCGGGCCGAAAGAAGGCGTTCCTGTTCAATTTTTCGGGCAGAGCGTTCTGGCGGTGGCCTCCTGTGCGGCACTGCAAATCCGGTTTGATCCGCTGGTTATTCCGGTTTTTCTGATGAAGACATCGCGCCGCCGCTATAAGCTGATTATCGGCGATGCCATCCAGTGGAACGATGACGGGTCTCCGCAGGAAGAACAGATTCAAAAACTGACTCAGCACTATCAGCGTGTCATTGAGGAAACGATCCGGCAGTATCCCGACCAGTGGTTCTGGATGCATAACCGCTGGAGGCTGTGA
- a CDS encoding glycosyltransferase family 4 protein codes for MHIVQILPELNQGGVERGAVELNRELVRRGHRSTVISAGGSQVAQIEKDGGRHITLDVCSKNPLTVPKRVSDLRRLISDLSPDILHARSRVPAWLCFFANKKLNIPFVTTVHGFNSISKYSKIMTQGDAVICVSNPVKKFIQGNYGTPEEKITVIHRGIDPAEFDPAKLDQSWIDAFKTKYDLNGKFIITAVGRITELKDYETFIRAVAACAQKIPELRGLIVGGVRHDKQAYYERLLALVKELHAEKQIVFAGSHSQMPEIYALSDILVSCSKKPESFGRTLIEAMAMNTPVIATRHGGALDIIEEGLNGFLVSPGNVNELAEAIRRQKEIPRTGLREYVLGHFTLEKMVETTIDVYKKAFEQHAQG; via the coding sequence ATGCACATTGTCCAAATACTTCCGGAACTGAATCAGGGCGGCGTCGAACGCGGCGCCGTCGAACTGAACCGCGAACTGGTCAGGCGCGGACACCGAAGTACCGTCATTTCCGCAGGCGGCAGTCAGGTTGCACAAATTGAAAAAGATGGCGGACGGCACATCACCCTCGATGTCTGCTCCAAGAATCCACTCACCGTTCCAAAAAGAGTTTCTGATCTCCGTCGTCTGATCTCCGACCTCTCGCCTGATATTCTCCATGCCCGCAGCCGCGTTCCGGCCTGGCTGTGTTTCTTTGCTAATAAGAAACTGAACATTCCCTTCGTCACCACCGTGCATGGATTCAATAGCATCAGCAAATACAGCAAAATCATGACCCAAGGCGACGCCGTCATCTGCGTCAGTAATCCGGTCAAAAAGTTTATTCAGGGAAACTACGGCACGCCGGAAGAAAAGATCACCGTCATCCACCGAGGAATCGATCCGGCAGAATTTGACCCCGCGAAGCTCGATCAAAGCTGGATCGACGCGTTCAAAACGAAATACGACCTGAACGGAAAATTCATTATTACCGCTGTCGGGCGCATCACGGAACTGAAAGATTACGAAACCTTCATCCGCGCCGTCGCCGCCTGCGCGCAGAAAATTCCGGAACTCCGCGGACTGATCGTCGGCGGCGTGCGGCACGATAAGCAGGCCTATTACGAACGGCTTCTTGCACTGGTTAAAGAGTTGCACGCGGAAAAGCAGATCGTCTTCGCCGGCAGTCACAGTCAAATGCCGGAAATCTACGCTCTGAGCGACATCCTGGTTTCCTGCTCCAAAAAGCCGGAAAGTTTCGGCCGCACACTGATTGAGGCCATGGCCATGAACACTCCGGTAATCGCCACCCGTCACGGCGGCGCACTGGATATCATCGAAGAAGGGCTTAACGGATTTCTTGTGTCGCCCGGCAATGTGAACGAACTGGCCGAGGCGATCCGCAGGCAGAAAGAAATTCCGCGCACCGGCCTGCGGGAATATGTCCTCGGCCATTTCACTCTGGAAAAAATGGTTGAAACAACAATCGATGTGTATAAAAAGGCTTTTGAGCAACACGCCCAAGGCTAG
- a CDS encoding GxxExxY protein encodes MPITCKFTPRILSQDEFHAVDKIVMRHAFDIQNEMGRLFDETIYQNELAFRCRVHGLEVLTEGVISVEYRDFRKLYFLDMLANNGGIYELKATTALNNNNDLQLINYLLLAGLHHGKLINFGPTSVEHRFISTSLTPEDRKNVSLDTRRWKGSDSEDIILSDVLSSMLEDWGLFLSVDLYTEAIKHFLGSNRKLCSVAVSSEGRLLGHQKLALLNEGTGLHISAIAKHHPSYEIHLEKLFSYTPLRRIQWLNFNKNIVQMITLQK; translated from the coding sequence ATGCCTATAACCTGCAAATTCACGCCGCGAATCCTGTCACAGGATGAGTTTCATGCTGTTGATAAAATAGTAATGAGACATGCCTTTGACATCCAAAACGAGATGGGTCGGCTATTTGACGAGACGATTTATCAAAACGAACTGGCATTCCGCTGTAGAGTTCATGGATTAGAAGTTCTTACTGAGGGCGTAATCAGCGTCGAATACAGAGATTTCCGCAAACTGTATTTTCTGGATATGCTCGCGAACAACGGTGGGATATACGAACTCAAAGCAACCACAGCACTGAACAATAATAATGACCTCCAACTGATCAACTACCTCCTTCTCGCGGGACTGCATCACGGTAAACTAATCAATTTCGGACCTACTTCTGTTGAACACCGGTTTATTTCTACATCGCTCACACCAGAAGATAGAAAAAACGTCTCTCTCGACACTCGACGTTGGAAGGGCTCTGACTCAGAAGATATTATTCTCAGCGATGTACTTAGCAGCATGCTTGAAGACTGGGGTCTTTTCCTGAGTGTTGATCTCTACACGGAAGCCATAAAACATTTTCTCGGCAGCAACCGTAAACTCTGCTCAGTTGCAGTCTCCTCCGAAGGAAGATTGTTGGGCCACCAAAAACTCGCTTTGTTAAACGAGGGCACAGGCCTTCACATCTCCGCCATCGCGAAACACCACCCCTCCTACGAAATACATCTTGAAAAACTCTTTTCATACACCCCTCTGAGGAGGATTCAATGGCTGAATTTCAACAAAAACATAGTTCAAATGATCACTCTCCAGAAATGA
- the murJ gene encoding murein biosynthesis integral membrane protein MurJ, which produces MEHRKLFRSVGTVSLFTMLSRLLGLLRETVTAAAFGTSAVMSDFVVAFRIPNMFRALFGEGALSSAFVPVFSAVRAKEGETAAWRFARRVLTLIGAILIVIVLIGIGITFFPPLVEAFRKGTQTLPLLRIMLPYLFFICLTALSQGILNSFGKFALASFTPCLLNITWIAFVIFVCPRMGATPEDQIAGVAFGVLVAGAVQLAAQIPAMYRLGWRPGVDLNAKDPQVTRFIGLMAPTALGQSVSQVNMTINSIMARWATPWAAATMYFAERLLYFPQGILATAMSTVLLPVFSNHAAVGEEERIRLTINRALRMLLFVMIPAAVGLMALARPVTEMLLGWGNFDVDSVDRTASVLRVYAPGLFFFGLAKVFVPAFYGLGDTRTPYRNGLYSVGINFSLNLIFTLSLPTEYKAMSLAGSAVVSEAFNGLTLGWRLGRRIGSPGWLSVLAGAGRALIAAVIMGATVIFVHGWIFQALNNHLAGKLTQFISVGGAIAGGMIVYLLASVLLCRREAAQVFNAVVRRKK; this is translated from the coding sequence ATGGAACACCGTAAATTATTCCGCTCGGTTGGAACCGTCAGCCTGTTCACCATGCTGAGCCGTCTTCTCGGTCTGCTGCGCGAAACCGTCACCGCCGCCGCCTTCGGCACCAGTGCGGTGATGTCCGACTTTGTCGTCGCCTTTCGCATCCCGAACATGTTTCGTGCGCTATTCGGCGAAGGGGCGCTTTCCTCTGCCTTTGTGCCGGTTTTTTCAGCGGTTCGTGCCAAAGAAGGCGAGACGGCGGCCTGGCGGTTCGCCCGCCGGGTATTGACGCTGATCGGCGCGATTCTGATCGTCATTGTTCTGATCGGCATCGGCATCACCTTTTTTCCGCCGCTGGTCGAAGCCTTCCGCAAAGGAACGCAGACGTTGCCGCTTCTGCGCATCATGCTTCCGTACCTCTTTTTCATCTGCCTGACCGCGCTGTCTCAGGGAATCCTCAACAGCTTCGGCAAATTCGCGCTGGCTTCCTTTACCCCCTGCCTGCTGAACATTACCTGGATCGCCTTTGTGATTTTCGTTTGCCCGCGGATGGGTGCAACACCGGAAGATCAAATCGCCGGCGTCGCGTTCGGCGTGCTAGTGGCGGGCGCGGTACAGCTGGCGGCGCAAATTCCCGCCATGTACCGGCTCGGCTGGCGGCCGGGCGTCGATCTGAATGCAAAGGATCCGCAGGTCACCCGCTTCATCGGCCTGATGGCGCCGACCGCGCTCGGCCAGTCCGTTTCGCAAGTTAACATGACCATCAACAGCATCATGGCGCGCTGGGCGACGCCGTGGGCCGCCGCTACCATGTATTTCGCTGAACGCCTGCTCTACTTTCCGCAGGGCATTCTTGCCACCGCCATGAGCACCGTTTTGCTTCCGGTATTCTCCAACCACGCCGCCGTCGGCGAAGAGGAACGTATCCGCCTGACCATCAACCGCGCCCTGCGGATGCTTTTGTTTGTCATGATACCGGCGGCGGTCGGCCTGATGGCGCTGGCCCGTCCGGTCACTGAAATGCTTTTGGGGTGGGGCAATTTTGATGTCGATTCCGTGGATCGAACGGCATCGGTACTGCGCGTTTATGCGCCGGGCCTTTTCTTTTTCGGACTGGCCAAAGTTTTTGTTCCGGCCTTCTACGGACTGGGCGACACCCGCACGCCGTATCGCAACGGACTCTACAGCGTCGGCATCAACTTTTCGCTCAACCTGATTTTCACGCTATCGTTGCCGACCGAATACAAAGCCATGAGCCTCGCCGGTTCAGCGGTCGTATCGGAAGCCTTCAACGGACTGACGCTCGGCTGGCGGCTCGGACGTCGCATCGGATCGCCCGGCTGGCTGTCGGTACTGGCCGGAGCCGGACGCGCGCTGATCGCCGCCGTGATTATGGGCGCGACGGTAATCTTCGTTCACGGCTGGATTTTTCAGGCACTGAATAATCACCTCGCCGGAAAACTGACGCAGTTTATTTCTGTCGGCGGCGCCATCGCCGGCGGCATGATCGTTTATCTGCTCGCCTCTGTCCTGCTTTGCCGCCGCGAAGCCGCCCAGGTCTTCAACGCCGTCGTCCGGCGGAAAAAGTAG